One Sporomusaceae bacterium ACPt DNA window includes the following coding sequences:
- the dnaK_2 gene encoding Chaperone protein DnaK yields MAQIARPIVGIDLGTTNSAVAVMVNGKPEIIPSPAGQRIIPSVVMIDINGKVLVGDVARASQVAMPDRVVAAVKRKMGSDEPVCMAGQQFLPQEVSAMILKELKRYVDAELGEGEKEAVITVPAYFTDEQRRATKQAGELAGFIVERIINEPTAAALAFGLQQLEEDQHILVYDLGGGTFDVSVVEMMNGILEVKASAGNNHLGGEDFDWRLVDWLAGKIKKSHGVDPLQDIRAKSLLKEQAEKIKIELSAAEKTAIHLPLVTMKHDRPVGLSTEITRQEFVALIDDLLAETMKCVRQVLTDAQVDPAEIREILLVGGSTRIPRVRELIVEFFNREPCCDVNPDEAVALGAAVQAGLKSGVLSDSGLIITDVAPFSLGISVLGDHHGFTRSGVFHVIIPRNTTIPVTRTDRFYTAVPGQTAAEIEIYQGEHALVKYNHCLGKFRLEGIPANWSEVEPIDVTYSYNLNGILEVTAKCVANKKEETLTVHDALERDSQQKFAQSVDKLQALYQNAPDEDEDDLENDFFASEFEDDDGVCDEGGEDSSPEELRRELTALQDRIAEILQNSDDLRQRKLNKLRQKLEQAMLLEDTMEMQKMIDEVTDFLIELEMQEEE; encoded by the coding sequence ATGGCTCAAATAGCACGGCCCATTGTGGGTATTGATCTGGGGACTACTAATTCGGCAGTAGCCGTTATGGTTAACGGCAAACCGGAAATTATTCCTTCACCGGCGGGACAGCGTATTATTCCTTCGGTAGTAATGATTGACATAAATGGTAAAGTGCTTGTCGGTGATGTGGCGCGCGCTTCACAAGTGGCCATGCCTGACAGGGTAGTTGCGGCCGTTAAACGGAAAATGGGGTCTGATGAACCGGTTTGCATGGCTGGACAACAGTTTTTGCCGCAGGAAGTTTCGGCTATGATTTTAAAAGAATTGAAACGTTATGTTGATGCCGAGCTTGGCGAAGGGGAAAAAGAGGCGGTTATTACCGTTCCGGCATATTTTACTGATGAACAGCGCCGGGCAACCAAGCAAGCCGGGGAATTGGCCGGATTTATCGTGGAACGGATTATTAATGAGCCTACCGCCGCGGCTTTGGCGTTTGGCTTGCAGCAGTTGGAGGAAGACCAGCATATTTTGGTGTATGATCTGGGTGGCGGTACCTTTGATGTTTCTGTTGTGGAAATGATGAACGGTATTTTGGAGGTAAAGGCATCGGCCGGCAATAATCATTTGGGCGGCGAAGATTTTGACTGGCGGTTGGTGGACTGGTTGGCCGGGAAGATCAAGAAAAGCCATGGGGTTGATCCATTACAGGATATTCGCGCCAAAAGCCTGCTAAAAGAACAGGCTGAAAAAATTAAGATCGAATTGTCGGCGGCAGAAAAAACGGCGATTCATCTGCCGCTGGTTACAATGAAGCATGACCGGCCGGTAGGTCTGTCAACTGAAATAACCAGGCAGGAATTTGTGGCGTTAATTGATGATTTGTTGGCTGAAACTATGAAATGTGTGCGGCAGGTGCTGACTGACGCACAGGTGGACCCCGCAGAGATTCGTGAAATTTTGCTGGTAGGCGGGTCAACCCGCATTCCGCGTGTGCGGGAATTAATTGTTGAGTTTTTTAACCGGGAGCCGTGCTGTGATGTCAATCCGGATGAAGCGGTGGCTTTGGGCGCCGCTGTGCAGGCGGGCTTAAAATCAGGCGTATTGTCAGACAGCGGACTGATTATCACCGATGTTGCCCCTTTTTCCCTGGGAATCAGTGTGTTGGGCGACCATCACGGGTTTACCCGCAGCGGTGTTTTCCATGTGATTATTCCCCGTAATACCACCATTCCGGTGACGCGTACCGACAGGTTTTATACTGCCGTACCGGGACAGACCGCAGCTGAAATTGAAATTTATCAGGGTGAGCATGCTCTTGTCAAATATAATCACTGTCTTGGCAAATTTAGGCTGGAGGGTATCCCGGCAAACTGGTCGGAAGTGGAGCCGATCGATGTGACCTATAGCTATAATTTGAATGGCATTTTGGAAGTTACCGCCAAATGTGTAGCAAATAAAAAAGAAGAGACTTTGACTGTACATGACGCATTAGAACGGGATTCGCAGCAAAAGTTTGCGCAAAGTGTGGACAAGCTTCAGGCTCTTTACCAAAATGCTCCTGACGAAGATGAAGACGACTTGGAAAATGACTTTTTTGCGTCTGAATTTGAGGATGACGATGGAGTTTGCGATGAAGGCGGAGAGGATAGTTCGCCGGAAGAACTGCGCCGGGAATTGACTGCATTACAGGACCGTATAGCGGAAATTCTGCAAAACAGTGATGATTTGCGGCAGCGGAAATTAAATAAGTTGAGGCAAAAATTAGAACAGGCTATGCTGCTTGAAGATACTATGGAAATGCAAAAAATGATTGATGAAGTGACCGACTTTTTGATTGAGTTGGAAATGCAGGAGGAAGAGTAA